TACCCCGGCAAAGGCGCAGAGGAGCGCGGCCAGTCAGAGGCCATCGCACGTTCCACCCAGAAATGCCTCGAGATCGGCGTGCCGCTGATCTCGGTCATCATTGGCGAAGGCGGTTCCGGCGGGGCGGTGGCCTTTGCGACCGCCAACCGGGTCGCGATGCTGGAGCATTCGATCTATTCGGTGATCTCGCCCGAGGGCTGCGCGTCGATCCTGTGGAAAGACGCCGAAAAGATGCGCGAGGCGGCGGAGGCACTGCGGCTCACCGCGCAGGACCTGCAGCAGCTTGGGGTTTGCGACCGCATCATCCCGGAGCCCGCCGGTGGCGCGCAGCGCGATCCGAAGGCCGCAATCGCCGCCGTTGGTGCTGCGATCGGACAGATGATCGACGAGCTGTCGGAGATGGACCGCCAAGAGCTGATCACGAACCGCCGCCGCAAGTATCTCGACCTCGGCTCAAAGGGTCTGGCGGCCTAGCCGAGCCGGTAAGAGACGCCCTGACCAGAGAAAAAAGGCCGCTCCAATCGGAGCGGCCTCTCTTTTCTACATATTCGGGTAGTTCGGCCCGTCACCGCCCTGGGGCGTCGTCCAGGTGATGTTCTGGCTTGGGTCCTTGATGTCGCAAGTCTTGCAGTGCACGCAGTTCTGGAAGTTGATCACGAAGCGGGGCGATTTGCCCTCTTCGCGCACGAACTCGTAGACGCCGGCCGGGCAGTAGCGCGCGGACGGACCGGCGTAATCATGCAGGTTCACGTTCACCGGGATTTCGGGATCGGCCAGCCGCAGGTGGGCGGGCTGGCTTTCCTCGTGGTTGGTGAAGGAGAAGGCCACGTTGGTCAGGCGGTCGAAGCTCAGCTTGCCATCGGGCTTGGGATACTCGATCGGCTCGAACTTTGCGGCCTTGCCGGTGGCCTCGGCGTCGGATTTGCCGTGGTGCAGGTTCAGCGGCGACCAGCCGGTCAGGTTGTTGAGCCACATATCGGCGCCACCCACGGTCAGCGAGGCCGTCAGGCCGTAGTTCGACCACAGCGGCTTCACGTTGCGCACGCGCTTGAGGTCGCGGCCGATGGCGCCGGTGCGCACCTCGTCGTCGTAGCTGTCCAGTGTGTCGCCGGAGCGGCCCTCGCCAATCGCTGCGAACGCGGCCTCTGCCGCGGCCTTGCCCGACAGCATCGCGTTATGGTTTCCCTTGATGCGCGGCACGTTGACCATACCAGCGGAGCAGCCCAGCAAGGCGCCGCCCGGGAAGGCGGTCTTGGGCAGAGACTGCCAGCCGCCCTCGGTGATGGCGCGGGCGCCGTACGCGACGCGCTTGCCGCCTTCCAGCAGCTCGGCCACCATCGGATGGTGTTTGAAACGCTGGAATTCCATATAGGGGAACAGGTGCGGGTTCTCGTAGTTCAGGTGCACCACGAAGCCGACATAGACCTGATTGTTGTCGAGGTGGTAGATGAACGATCCGCCGCCCGCGTTCTTGCCAAGGGGCCAGCCCATCGTGTGCGTGACGGTGCCTTCCTTGTGCTTGGCCGGGTCGATCTCCCAGATCTCTTTCATGCCAAGGCCGTATTTCTGCGGGTCGCGGCCTTCGCCGAGGTTGTATTTCTCGATCACCTGCTTGGAGAGCGAACCGCGCACGCCTTCGCCGAGGAAGACGTATTTGCCCAACAGCTCCATGCCCGGTTCGGTGTTTTCGCCATAGGAGCCGTCAGCCTCCAGCCCGAAGACGCCAGCAACGACGCCCTTGACCTCGCCCTCGTCGCCATAGACCAGCTCTGAGCAGGCCATGCCGGGGAAGATCTCGACGCCCATCTCTTCGGCCTTCTCGGCCATCCAGCGGCAGACATTGCCCATGGAGACGATGTAATTGCCGTGGTTGTTCATCAGCGGCGGCATCACGAAGTTGGGGATTTTGACCTGACCGGCCTCGCCCAGCATGTAGAAATTGTCCTGCTTCACGGGCACGGTGATCGGCGCGCCCATCTCGCGCCAGTCGGGCAGCAGCGCATCGAGGCCCGACGGGTCCAGCACGGCGCCCGACAGAATATGCGCGCCAACCTCGGAGCCCTTCTCCAACACCACCACGTTCAAGTCCGCGTCGAGCTGTTTCAGACGGATCGCCGCTGACAGGCCAGCCGGGCCAGCCCCCACGATGACAACGTCATATTCCATGCTTTCGCGTTCGATCTCGGCCATGTTGCAAATCCTCTGAAAAGCCTCCCGCGCGGGAGCGTCACGGTTTTGTAGCGTGTATCGTTCAATCAGGCAGGAGTGTAGGTGGCAAATGCGACGTTGCGTCGCCGCATTCGTGCGGCTTGGGGTTTCCGCCCCGCCGCACCCGCGCTACATCGCCGCGCAGACCAAAGGAGCCCGCGTCATGTCCGTCTTGCGAATGATCTACCTCGCCCTTGCCATCTGGGGCGCGATCCACCCGATGTATTACTTCGTCAGCTGGTTCAACGAGAACGGCTATTCGCTGTCGGCCATGGTCGACGCGTGGCACGTCAACGCGGCCAGCTCAGGGCTTGTCTGGGACCTGACGATCGCCGCCGTGACACTGACGGTCTGGATCATCGCCGAGGTCGCGGCGCGGCGCAATTGGCTGGCGCTGGTTGCCATCCCCGCCACGTTCTGTATCGGTGTGTCCTGCGGCTTGCCGCTCTACCTTTTCCTGCGCACAAGGCCCGCTGCCTGATATGGACCACTTTCTCTACAAGGACGGCATCCTGCACGCCGAGGACGTCGCGATTTCCGACATCGCAGCCCAGGTGGGCGCGCCGTTCTATGTCTACTCCACCGCCACGCTGACCCGGCATTTCAAACTGTTCGATGACGCGCTCAGCTGGGGCGAGCACCTTGTGTGCTACGCGATGAAGGCCAATTCCAACGTGGCCGTGCTGAAGCTTCTGGGCGATCTGGGCGCAGGAATGGACGTGGTGTCCATCGGGGAATACATGCGCGCTCGCGCCGCCGGTGTGCCGGGCGAGCGGATCGTCTTTTCCGGCGTCGGCAAGACCCGCGAAGAGATGCGCTTGGCGCTTGAGGGCGGCATCCGACAGTTCAACATCGAAAGCGAGCCGGAGATGCTTGCGCTCTCGGACGTCGCTGAAAGCATGGGGAAAACTGTGCCCGTGACGATCCGGGTGAACCCGGATGTGGATGCGAAAACCCACGAGAAAATCGCCACCGGCAAGTCGGAAAACAAGTTCGGCATCCCGATCAGCCGTGCGCGCGAGGTCTACGCGCAGGCCGCTGGCCTGCCGGGGCTGGAGGTCATCGGGATCGACGTACATATCGGCAGCCAACTGACCCAGCTGGAGCCATTCGGGCTGGCGTTCGAGAAGGTCGCCGAGCTGACCGAAAT
The nucleotide sequence above comes from Litoreibacter ponti. Encoded proteins:
- a CDS encoding electron transfer flavoprotein-ubiquinone oxidoreductase, whose translation is MAEIERESMEYDVVIVGAGPAGLSAAIRLKQLDADLNVVVLEKGSEVGAHILSGAVLDPSGLDALLPDWREMGAPITVPVKQDNFYMLGEAGQVKIPNFVMPPLMNNHGNYIVSMGNVCRWMAEKAEEMGVEIFPGMACSELVYGDEGEVKGVVAGVFGLEADGSYGENTEPGMELLGKYVFLGEGVRGSLSKQVIEKYNLGEGRDPQKYGLGMKEIWEIDPAKHKEGTVTHTMGWPLGKNAGGGSFIYHLDNNQVYVGFVVHLNYENPHLFPYMEFQRFKHHPMVAELLEGGKRVAYGARAITEGGWQSLPKTAFPGGALLGCSAGMVNVPRIKGNHNAMLSGKAAAEAAFAAIGEGRSGDTLDSYDDEVRTGAIGRDLKRVRNVKPLWSNYGLTASLTVGGADMWLNNLTGWSPLNLHHGKSDAEATGKAAKFEPIEYPKPDGKLSFDRLTNVAFSFTNHEESQPAHLRLADPEIPVNVNLHDYAGPSARYCPAGVYEFVREEGKSPRFVINFQNCVHCKTCDIKDPSQNITWTTPQGGDGPNYPNM
- a CDS encoding DUF2834 domain-containing protein, with the protein product MSVLRMIYLALAIWGAIHPMYYFVSWFNENGYSLSAMVDAWHVNAASSGLVWDLTIAAVTLTVWIIAEVAARRNWLALVAIPATFCIGVSCGLPLYLFLRTRPAA
- the lysA gene encoding diaminopimelate decarboxylase, coding for MDHFLYKDGILHAEDVAISDIAAQVGAPFYVYSTATLTRHFKLFDDALSWGEHLVCYAMKANSNVAVLKLLGDLGAGMDVVSIGEYMRARAAGVPGERIVFSGVGKTREEMRLALEGGIRQFNIESEPEMLALSDVAESMGKTVPVTIRVNPDVDAKTHEKIATGKSENKFGIPISRAREVYAQAAGLPGLEVIGIDVHIGSQLTQLEPFGLAFEKVAELTEMLRAEGHDIRRLDLGGGLGIPYERSNDAPPLPQEFGELVREKVGHLGCEIEIEPGRLIAGNAGLMVSEVIYVKEGEDRQFLIIDAAMNDLIRPAMYGAHHDIIPVVEPAPGVEQAKYDIVGPVCESGDTFAKQRVMPPVGAGDLVAFRSAGAYGAVMASEYNSRPLIPEVLVHEDQFAVIRPRPTFDEMINRDTIPLWM